One Roseburia rectibacter DNA window includes the following coding sequences:
- a CDS encoding glycoside hydrolase family 28 protein, translated as MEVKLIMKSARNAVIEIADGGIYNTKETYHVLLNGEEVFSTDTVINSLFDLKPQTSYEVSVRTAGGTELGTVSFVTAYEFVTLNVRDFGATGDGKQDDTKFIQAAILACPKESRVLIPKGSYRITSLFLKSNLRLELAKGAELIADTDRAAYPKFPGMIESYDEQGEYNLGTWEGNPLPMFAGIITGLDVENVLIYGRGTINGNASKENWWKNPKVMVGAFRPRLFFLSHCQNVTLCGVTFKNSPSWTLHPYFSDNLKFYGLTINNPSDSPNTDGLDPESCKNVDIVGVKFSLGDDCIAVKSGKIYMGKKYKTPSENIHIRQCLMENGHGAVTVGSEMAGGVKNLVVEECRFYDTDRGLRIKTRRGRGKDAVLDQIIFRKIDMDQVMTPFVINCFYFCDPDGKTEFVQSREKMPVDDGTPAILRLDFEDIKAQNCHVAAAYFDGLPEQKIEQIIMKNITVTYAKNPKSGVPAMSSGVEECTKKGIFARNIKELVLENVEIEGQDGELLVTEGIDHFVQ; from the coding sequence ATGGAAGTAAAACTGATTATGAAATCTGCCCGCAATGCGGTCATTGAAATTGCAGATGGTGGAATTTACAATACAAAAGAAACATATCATGTTCTGCTGAACGGTGAAGAGGTATTTTCAACGGATACGGTTATAAATTCATTGTTTGATTTAAAACCGCAGACTTCCTATGAGGTTTCTGTAAGAACAGCAGGTGGTACCGAACTAGGAACGGTATCGTTTGTTACAGCATATGAATTTGTCACATTAAATGTCCGTGATTTTGGTGCCACAGGCGATGGAAAACAGGATGATACGAAGTTTATACAGGCAGCGATCCTAGCCTGTCCGAAGGAAAGCCGTGTGCTTATTCCAAAGGGAAGCTATCGCATTACCAGTCTGTTTTTAAAAAGTAATCTGCGCCTTGAGCTTGCAAAGGGAGCAGAACTTATCGCAGATACAGACAGGGCGGCCTATCCGAAATTTCCTGGTATGATTGAAAGTTATGATGAACAGGGGGAATATAATTTAGGAACATGGGAAGGAAATCCATTACCGATGTTTGCCGGCATCATCACCGGACTGGATGTAGAAAATGTATTGATCTACGGAAGAGGAACGATAAATGGCAATGCTTCAAAAGAAAACTGGTGGAAAAATCCGAAAGTCATGGTAGGAGCATTCCGACCGCGTCTGTTTTTCTTAAGCCATTGTCAGAATGTGACACTTTGTGGTGTAACTTTCAAGAACAGTCCGTCCTGGACACTGCATCCGTATTTTTCAGATAACCTGAAATTCTACGGACTTACGATCAACAATCCAAGCGATTCGCCAAATACGGATGGCCTGGATCCTGAATCATGCAAAAATGTAGATATTGTCGGTGTGAAATTCTCACTTGGAGATGACTGCATAGCAGTTAAGTCTGGTAAGATCTATATGGGAAAGAAATATAAGACACCTTCTGAAAATATCCATATCAGACAATGCCTGATGGAAAATGGTCATGGTGCAGTAACAGTCGGAAGTGAGATGGCTGGCGGTGTCAAAAATCTGGTCGTGGAAGAATGCCGGTTTTACGATACAGACCGGGGACTACGTATCAAGACACGCAGAGGACGGGGAAAAGATGCCGTTTTAGATCAGATTATTTTCCGGAAAATCGATATGGATCAGGTTATGACGCCGTTTGTGATAAACTGTTTTTATTTCTGTGATCCGGACGGCAAGACCGAGTTTGTCCAGAGCCGTGAAAAAATGCCGGTAGATGATGGTACACCTGCGATCTTAAGACTTGATTTTGAGGATATTAAAGCCCAAAATTGTCATGTGGCAGCTGCATATTTTGATGGACTGCCGGAACAGAAAATTGAGCAGATCATTATGAAAAATATTACAGTGACATATGCTAAGAATCCGAAATCCGGCGTTCCTGCCATGTCTTCCGGTGTGGAAGAGTGTACAAAGAAGGGAATCTTTGCGCGCAACATCAAAGAACTGGTATTAGAAAACGTGGAAATAGAGGGACAGGATGGAGAACTTCTTGTTACAGAGGGAATTGACCATTTCGTGCAGTAG
- a CDS encoding family 43 glycosylhydrolase, producing MGLQKELEAKNLDGVIRELTENPSCIDDVTEKGVPLALYAAELGDFSIVKYIVEYSRASMNTVDENHRNILHYAAASGNLEMNRYLVEKVGMDITAGDGKCVTPYQIAYERKDEKLLSYYKERTGASYEGMYHNPIRCGMFPDPSIVRVGEDYYMVNSSFIFFPCIPVSHSRDLIHWEIIGHAITDPQWAALDELEGGRGYWAPDISYDNGKFYVTATYRLNDTGTVYRKQIVVSSDRPEGPYSKPAVIDEDGIDPSIFHENGRHYMLLNRGARILELNDDCTKQISEAKLLYYGDQKRAPEGPHLLKKDGYYYLFLAEGGTGMGHRISVARSKTLMGNYEPCPYNPIMRQMDEGAAIQRCGHGKPVCTQNGEWYMVYLCGRMIGDGYSMLGRETALDPVSWTADGWPVVNGLKGPSVLQKRPDLPVWMPEEEPDIGWNPKWMTPRAPEPEGIRFLSSGIRIKGSCFPLRDVAAKNILLQRQTSFCFTAETELVIPELTGGQEAGLVCYYDENTWVCLAVCRENSYYIQVKEHIGDKDVLHERQMLPCDCSGKKISLKVETEYLKRRFTYRLQGEEKHIAAEIANVYYLCDEGIHMGKRFTGAMTGIYAVAGEHKLYADFLNFIYQDIEA from the coding sequence ATGGGACTTCAAAAAGAATTAGAAGCAAAAAATTTAGATGGTGTGATCCGTGAACTGACAGAAAATCCATCCTGCATTGATGATGTGACGGAAAAAGGTGTACCGCTTGCTTTGTATGCAGCGGAACTTGGAGATTTTTCTATTGTAAAGTATATTGTCGAATATTCCAGAGCAAGTATGAATACGGTGGATGAAAATCATAGAAATATTCTGCATTATGCAGCGGCGTCCGGTAATCTGGAAATGAACCGTTACCTTGTGGAAAAAGTTGGAATGGATATTACGGCAGGAGATGGTAAATGTGTGACACCGTATCAGATTGCATATGAAAGAAAAGATGAGAAACTTCTTTCTTACTATAAAGAACGAACAGGTGCATCTTATGAGGGGATGTATCATAATCCGATACGCTGTGGAATGTTCCCGGACCCGTCTATTGTGCGTGTCGGGGAAGATTATTATATGGTGAATTCATCATTCATATTTTTCCCCTGTATCCCGGTTTCGCACTCGAGGGATCTGATACACTGGGAGATCATCGGTCATGCGATCACAGATCCACAGTGGGCGGCACTGGATGAACTGGAAGGCGGCAGAGGCTACTGGGCACCGGATATTTCTTATGATAATGGAAAATTTTATGTCACGGCAACCTACCGCCTGAATGACACAGGCACTGTGTACCGTAAACAGATCGTGGTAAGCTCAGATAGACCGGAGGGACCGTACAGTAAACCGGCGGTCATTGATGAGGATGGAATTGATCCGTCTATCTTTCACGAGAATGGCAGACACTATATGCTGCTAAACCGTGGGGCGAGGATTTTAGAACTGAATGATGACTGCACAAAGCAGATCTCTGAGGCAAAATTGTTGTATTACGGAGATCAGAAACGTGCGCCGGAAGGACCACATCTGTTGAAAAAAGACGGTTATTATTATCTGTTTTTGGCAGAAGGAGGAACCGGAATGGGGCACAGGATTTCGGTTGCGAGAAGTAAGACGCTTATGGGAAATTATGAACCGTGTCCATACAACCCGATCATGCGGCAGATGGATGAGGGGGCAGCGATCCAGAGATGTGGTCATGGAAAGCCGGTCTGCACACAGAACGGGGAGTGGTATATGGTATATCTCTGCGGCAGGATGATCGGAGATGGTTACAGTATGCTTGGCAGGGAGACGGCACTTGATCCGGTAAGCTGGACAGCGGATGGCTGGCCGGTCGTAAATGGATTAAAAGGTCCTTCTGTTTTGCAGAAAAGACCGGACCTTCCGGTGTGGATGCCGGAAGAAGAGCCGGATATTGGCTGGAACCCAAAATGGATGACACCACGTGCACCGGAGCCGGAAGGAATCCGTTTTCTCTCATCAGGAATCCGTATCAAAGGGAGCTGTTTTCCACTCAGAGATGTGGCTGCTAAAAATATTTTATTGCAGAGACAGACTTCGTTTTGTTTTACTGCGGAAACGGAACTTGTGATACCGGAACTTACAGGTGGTCAGGAAGCAGGTTTAGTCTGTTATTATGACGAAAATACATGGGTGTGTCTTGCAGTCTGCAGGGAAAATTCTTATTATATCCAGGTAAAAGAACATATTGGGGATAAAGATGTTCTGCATGAGAGACAGATGCTTCCATGTGATTGTTCAGGGAAAAAGATCAGCCTGAAAGTGGAAACAGAGTATTTAAAGCGGCGTTTTACTTACCGGCTGCAGGGGGAAGAAAAACATATAGCAGCAGAGATTGCGAATGTTTATTATCTATGCGATGAAGGAATTCATATGGGTAAGCGCTTTACCGGGGCAATGACAGGTATTTATGCGGTTGCCGGAGAACACAAATTGTATGCAGATTTTTTAAATTTTATTTATCAGGATATCGAAGCATAA
- a CDS encoding glycoside hydrolase family 43 protein, giving the protein MSLLWKSDQEDGTYKNPILFADYSDPDVIRVGNTYYMTASSFNYVPGLPILTSKDLVNWELKNYAIEKIDEPGYDLPQHAKGVWAPAIRYHEGYFYIYYGMPDEGIYMVRTKDALGIWEKPVLVLAGKGLIDSCPFWDEDGNAYIIHGYAKSRIGFKSHLGIFPMSWDGTKATGEDHILYCGLKTQPTIEGPKVYKQNGYYYIFAPAGGVKTGWQVILRSKNIYGPYEEKNVLHQGNSIINGPHQGALVDTVNGDEWFIHFQDRGLYGRIVHMQPVTWENDWPVMGINAVDGCGEPCIIHKKPNTGITETPCYLAAGDDFSSEKIGLQWQWLGNPKDDFYSLKERKGFLRLYCKNPSGKVEPILWECSNVLTEKLVCPYFEASACVDISALSEQEQAGMVMMGGHYAYLAVRVIRGQKRLILGKSYDSEDGMREKAEQLLVLPEGQEQVYLIFAMREGDNGSAFHCYYSLTDDTDSASWTEVRAEFTPSDHTWVGAKIGLFANVIGEKELGGYGDFEYLHVEALED; this is encoded by the coding sequence ATGTCATTGTTATGGAAATCAGATCAGGAAGATGGGACTTATAAAAATCCGATACTTTTTGCAGATTATTCCGATCCGGATGTGATACGCGTAGGGAATACCTATTATATGACGGCATCCAGCTTTAACTATGTGCCGGGACTGCCGATCTTAACATCAAAAGATCTGGTAAACTGGGAACTGAAAAATTATGCGATCGAAAAGATCGATGAGCCGGGCTATGATCTGCCGCAGCATGCAAAGGGCGTATGGGCACCTGCGATCCGTTACCATGAGGGATATTTTTATATTTACTACGGAATGCCGGATGAGGGCATCTACATGGTGCGCACAAAAGACGCACTTGGAATCTGGGAAAAACCGGTACTTGTGTTAGCCGGAAAAGGTCTGATCGATTCCTGCCCGTTCTGGGATGAGGATGGAAATGCATATATCATCCATGGTTATGCGAAGAGCCGTATTGGATTTAAGAGTCATCTTGGCATATTCCCGATGTCATGGGATGGAACAAAGGCAACAGGGGAGGATCATATTCTCTACTGTGGACTTAAGACACAGCCGACGATTGAGGGACCTAAAGTATATAAACAAAATGGATATTATTATATTTTTGCCCCGGCAGGCGGTGTAAAAACCGGCTGGCAGGTTATTTTGCGTTCGAAAAATATTTACGGGCCTTATGAAGAAAAAAATGTGCTTCATCAGGGCAACAGTATCATAAATGGACCACATCAGGGGGCTCTGGTGGATACAGTGAATGGAGATGAATGGTTCATTCATTTTCAGGACAGAGGACTTTACGGACGAATCGTCCATATGCAGCCGGTTACATGGGAAAATGACTGGCCGGTTATGGGGATCAACGCAGTGGATGGCTGTGGGGAGCCATGTATCATCCATAAAAAACCAAATACCGGAATCACGGAGACACCTTGTTATCTTGCGGCGGGAGATGACTTTTCATCGGAAAAAATCGGCTTGCAGTGGCAGTGGCTTGGCAATCCGAAGGATGATTTCTATTCTTTGAAAGAGAGAAAGGGATTTTTGAGATTATACTGTAAAAATCCATCAGGGAAAGTGGAGCCGATCCTCTGGGAGTGTTCGAATGTGCTGACGGAAAAACTGGTCTGCCCATATTTTGAGGCATCTGCCTGTGTTGACATTTCTGCCCTGTCTGAACAGGAGCAGGCAGGAATGGTTATGATGGGCGGTCACTATGCATACCTCGCAGTCCGCGTAATCAGAGGTCAGAAACGTCTGATTCTTGGAAAATCCTATGACAGTGAGGATGGAATGCGCGAGAAGGCAGAGCAGCTTTTGGTACTGCCGGAGGGACAGGAACAAGTTTATCTGATCTTTGCGATGCGCGAGGGAGATAACGGCAGTGCATTCCATTGTTATTATTCATTGACTGATGATACAGATAGTGCATCATGGACGGAAGTGAGAGCAGAGTTTACACCGTCTGATCATACCTGGGTAGGTGCGAAGATAGGGCTGTTTGCGAATGTCATCGGGGAAAAGGAACTGGGAGGCTATGGAGATTTCGAGTATCTGCATGTAGAGGCACTGGAAGATTAG
- a CDS encoding rhamnogalacturonan acetylesterase produces the protein MATIFWAGDSTVQYNDILTFPQTGIGQVMNLFLKPEVRVENHAKNGRSTKSFIDESRLTPIYDRITAGDFLFIQFGHNDEKKNDPQRYTDPHSDYMVNLEKFVNAARNKGAWPVFITPLERRCFIDEEHLDIGEHTDYVAAMKQTAENLNVPLIDLYSMSRAEMRKAGAEKTKEWYMHLPAGVYPSHMDGLTDNTHLKYMGAVVYAGCIARGLKELGGIYSDLLVAWE, from the coding sequence ATGGCGACTATTTTCTGGGCTGGAGATTCTACCGTACAATACAATGACATTCTTACATTTCCGCAGACCGGCATAGGACAGGTGATGAACCTGTTCCTAAAGCCGGAGGTGCGGGTGGAGAACCATGCCAAAAACGGCAGAAGCACAAAGAGCTTTATCGATGAGTCGAGACTGACACCGATTTATGACAGGATAACCGCAGGAGATTTTCTTTTTATCCAGTTTGGACATAATGATGAGAAAAAGAATGATCCACAGCGGTATACAGATCCACATTCGGATTACATGGTGAATCTGGAGAAATTTGTAAATGCAGCAAGAAACAAAGGGGCATGGCCGGTTTTTATTACACCGCTTGAGCGCAGATGTTTTATTGATGAGGAACATTTAGATATCGGGGAACATACCGATTATGTGGCGGCAATGAAACAGACGGCTGAAAATTTAAATGTTCCGCTGATCGATCTTTACAGTATGAGCCGCGCAGAAATGCGAAAGGCTGGAGCTGAAAAAACCAAAGAATGGTACATGCATCTGCCGGCAGGTGTCTATCCGTCCCATATGGACGGGCTGACCGACAATACGCATCTGAAATATATGGGTGCAGTTGTCTACGCGGGATGTATAGCGAGAGGTTTAAAAGAACTTGGCGGTATCTATAGTGATTTATTAGTGGCTTGGGAGTGA
- a CDS encoding carbohydrate ABC transporter permease, translating into MKSKKKIEVFPIVNGLIFIILSLLIIIPMWKVLVDSFDLKTAYGMKLWPEEFGLAGYISVFKNPTLSHPLMISVITTIAGTIIALILSTFGAYVLIQWDMPGRNLFANLLLFTMIFQGGMIPTYLVLKSLHLTNTIWVVILFPALNVYNLVLMRNFFEGIPASLFESATLDGCTPMQTFIRIVLPMSKAALASIGLMFAVTYWNDYTHYKLYITDSNLYNFQMKLRSIIMGSDLPQANGGATENTVKNAAIIVIIIPFMIVYPFLQKYFVKGVNIGAVKE; encoded by the coding sequence ATGAAAAGCAAGAAAAAAATAGAAGTTTTCCCGATCGTAAACGGGTTAATATTTATTATCTTAAGTTTACTGATTATCATCCCGATGTGGAAAGTATTAGTTGACTCATTCGATTTAAAAACCGCATATGGTATGAAATTATGGCCGGAGGAATTTGGCCTTGCAGGATACATTTCCGTATTCAAAAACCCGACGCTGTCCCATCCGTTAATGATTTCTGTAATCACGACGATTGCAGGTACGATCATCGCCTTGATCTTATCTACATTTGGTGCATATGTATTGATCCAGTGGGATATGCCGGGACGTAACTTATTTGCAAACTTATTACTATTCACTATGATTTTCCAGGGTGGTATGATCCCTACCTACCTCGTATTAAAATCATTACATTTAACCAATACCATCTGGGTCGTTATCTTATTCCCGGCACTGAACGTGTATAACCTGGTATTGATGAGGAACTTCTTCGAAGGTATTCCTGCCAGCCTGTTTGAGTCGGCAACACTTGACGGATGTACTCCGATGCAGACATTTATCCGTATCGTACTTCCGATGTCAAAAGCTGCGTTAGCATCTATCGGTCTTATGTTTGCCGTTACATACTGGAACGACTATACACATTACAAACTTTATATTACAGATTCAAATCTTTATAACTTCCAGATGAAGTTAAGAAGTATCATCATGGGTAGTGATCTTCCGCAGGCAAATGGCGGTGCAACTGAGAACACCGTAAAGAATGCAGCAATCATTGTTATCATCATTCCATTCATGATCGTATATCCGTTCTTACAGAAATACTTTGTAAAAGGTGTAAATATCGGAGCTGTAAAAGAATAA
- a CDS encoding ABC transporter permease, with protein MRKSNEKSAVTATTGGKKNHLAAKIYKYRGFYLMFLPVLIFALIFFYLPMLGIRFAFTDYNGIKEASFVGLKNFQKMFSMPNFWTAFWNTLQISIIKLFLTTAAAVIVSIFLNEIANIHFKKIVQTIIYLPHFMSWVVTASVFTLILAPTAEGLVNTFLINAGVLDSGIYFLGDSKWWRLAYYIINIWKETGWQTVIFMATLAGINTELYEAAAMDGAGRWGKMRYITFPALQNTILTVLILNLAKVMNLFESAFVMQNDAVLGTANVLETYIYYQTFNSGAIPNYGYTTAVGLFKSLVGCVLVLFCNHLSKKVRDGRGIV; from the coding sequence ATGAGAAAAAGTAATGAAAAATCAGCCGTAACGGCTACAACCGGTGGAAAGAAGAACCACCTGGCAGCAAAAATCTATAAATACAGAGGATTCTATCTGATGTTTCTTCCTGTATTAATTTTTGCATTAATATTCTTTTATTTGCCAATGCTTGGAATCCGTTTCGCATTTACCGATTATAACGGAATCAAAGAGGCAAGTTTTGTTGGTCTCAAAAATTTTCAGAAAATGTTTTCCATGCCAAATTTCTGGACGGCATTCTGGAATACCTTACAGATTAGTATTATAAAATTGTTTTTGACAACAGCAGCAGCTGTTATTGTTTCTATCTTTTTAAATGAGATTGCAAATATTCATTTTAAAAAGATCGTGCAGACAATTATTTATCTGCCACACTTTATGTCATGGGTAGTTACCGCATCCGTCTTTACTTTGATCCTGGCACCGACAGCAGAAGGTCTTGTAAATACATTCCTGATCAACGCTGGTGTACTTGATTCCGGAATTTATTTCCTGGGGGATTCAAAATGGTGGAGACTTGCGTACTATATCATTAATATTTGGAAAGAAACCGGTTGGCAGACCGTTATCTTTATGGCTACGCTTGCCGGAATAAATACAGAGCTTTATGAAGCTGCAGCAATGGATGGTGCAGGACGCTGGGGCAAGATGAGATATATCACATTCCCGGCATTACAGAATACGATCCTTACTGTTTTAATCTTAAACCTTGCAAAGGTTATGAACCTGTTCGAGTCCGCATTTGTAATGCAGAACGATGCTGTTTTAGGTACAGCAAACGTACTTGAAACTTATATTTACTATCAGACCTTCAACAGTGGTGCGATTCCAAATTACGGTTATACGACAGCCGTTGGTCTGTTCAAATCTCTGGTTGGTTGTGTACTGGTACTGTTCTGCAATCACTTAAGCAAGAAAGTACGTGATGGACGCGGAATCGTCTAG
- a CDS encoding extracellular solute-binding protein: protein MKKKVVSVLMAAAMVAGMAGCGSSNTGNAGTTNSNASTNNEATTESGDASASTATDSDVEKPEEITIMVDGTVFTQENGQAEFIAKLEDLLGMKINVIQPDHDAYYDVVGQTVASGDWPDVMILSSTYYAGYAEQGVLWDMTDAYASSDLKTRQDAYGSTGVIDGVRLDGKLYGMPAARGNGCVTYVKKAWLDNCGLDVPTNYDEYLAMLEAFTTGDPDGNGVNGDTYGVSAAGFIGTEAPYTNYLPEFYQDANPSFYKAEDGTWKDGFTEDSMKSALERMAAAYKEGVIDPTTLTNGTSDCRNKFYDDSFGVFTYWAGTWATNLKTNLEANGKDGELVALPPIAEVGQYLDRVPPVWCITSACENPEGVFKYFIEPMQDGGDVQFLWTYGVEGIHWSTAAETLFAGTENEKTYADGEFHMLENREKEGTQYTKAHIDPMLALVELANDPQEESVAAEAKESAQLFNDNCKAADLVPTTDEMSEYNGDLTTLKNELIAKVVMGEITVDDAYAQFESNHGAEWSQAIVDSLNK from the coding sequence ATGAAAAAGAAGGTAGTATCAGTCCTTATGGCTGCCGCTATGGTAGCTGGTATGGCAGGATGCGGTTCCAGCAATACTGGTAACGCAGGAACAACAAATTCAAATGCTTCTACTAATAATGAAGCAACCACAGAAAGCGGTGATGCTTCCGCAAGCACAGCAACCGATTCTGATGTTGAGAAACCAGAAGAAATCACCATTATGGTAGATGGAACTGTTTTCACACAGGAAAACGGACAGGCAGAGTTCATTGCCAAATTAGAGGATCTTCTTGGAATGAAGATCAATGTGATCCAGCCGGATCATGATGCTTACTACGATGTAGTAGGACAGACAGTTGCAAGTGGTGACTGGCCAGATGTTATGATCTTATCTTCAACCTATTATGCAGGTTATGCAGAGCAGGGAGTTCTGTGGGATATGACAGACGCTTATGCATCTTCTGATTTAAAAACAAGACAGGATGCATACGGCAGCACAGGAGTTATCGATGGTGTAAGACTTGATGGTAAGTTATACGGTATGCCTGCAGCTCGTGGTAACGGATGTGTTACATATGTTAAGAAAGCATGGTTAGACAACTGCGGACTTGATGTTCCGACAAACTATGATGAGTATCTTGCAATGCTCGAAGCATTTACAACCGGTGACCCGGATGGAAATGGTGTAAACGGAGATACCTACGGTGTATCTGCTGCTGGTTTCATCGGAACAGAGGCTCCATATACAAACTACTTACCAGAGTTCTATCAGGATGCAAACCCAAGCTTCTATAAAGCAGAAGACGGAACATGGAAAGATGGATTCACAGAGGATTCTATGAAGAGCGCACTTGAGAGAATGGCAGCTGCTTACAAAGAGGGCGTGATTGATCCTACCACATTAACAAATGGTACATCTGACTGCCGTAACAAATTCTATGATGACAGCTTTGGTGTATTTACTTACTGGGCAGGTACCTGGGCAACCAACTTAAAGACAAACCTTGAAGCAAACGGTAAAGACGGTGAGTTAGTAGCATTACCTCCGATCGCTGAAGTAGGTCAGTACCTTGACCGTGTTCCACCAGTATGGTGCATCACATCTGCATGCGAGAACCCGGAAGGCGTATTCAAATACTTCATCGAGCCGATGCAGGATGGCGGAGACGTTCAGTTCTTATGGACATACGGTGTAGAAGGCATTCACTGGTCAACAGCAGCAGAGACATTATTTGCTGGAACAGAGAACGAGAAAACTTATGCTGATGGTGAATTCCATATGTTAGAGAACCGTGAGAAAGAGGGTACACAGTACACCAAAGCTCACATCGATCCAATGCTTGCTTTAGTTGAGCTTGCTAACGATCCTCAGGAAGAATCTGTAGCAGCAGAAGCAAAAGAGTCTGCGCAGTTATTCAATGATAACTGCAAAGCTGCTGATCTTGTTCCTACAACAGATGAGATGAGCGAGTACAACGGTGATTTAACAACATTAAAGAACGAGCTGATCGCAAAAGTTGTTATGGGTGAGATTACAGTTGATGATGCATATGCACAGTTTGAGTCAAATCACGGTGCAGAGTGGTCACAGGCAATCGTTGATTCTTTAAACAAATAA